In Actinoplanes derwentensis, the following proteins share a genomic window:
- a CDS encoding hemerythrin domain-containing protein, which yields MRGVHSRLRKALRLVQQSLDDAESDGADNALSDLLLYCRGFCAALDGHHRSEDHTLFPAIAAAHPELRPVLRKLEQDHSMIAYLIGTLENAVRQNVDPRPHLDGLGAIMENHFRYEERQLLTVLETLDLTADPADALGPL from the coding sequence ATGCGCGGAGTGCATTCCCGTCTGCGCAAAGCCCTCCGACTCGTCCAGCAGTCCCTGGACGACGCCGAATCAGACGGCGCTGATAACGCCCTGAGTGATCTGCTGCTGTACTGCCGTGGCTTCTGCGCGGCACTCGACGGCCATCACCGGAGCGAGGACCACACCCTGTTCCCGGCGATCGCCGCCGCCCACCCGGAGCTACGCCCGGTGCTGCGAAAACTGGAACAGGACCACTCCATGATCGCCTACCTGATCGGCACCCTGGAGAACGCCGTCCGGCAGAACGTCGATCCACGGCCACACCTCGACGGACTCGGAGCGATCATGGAAAACCACTTCCGATACGAGGAACGCCAGCTCCTGACCGTCCTGGAGACCCTCGACCTGACCGCTGACCCCGCCGACGCCCTCGGCCCCCTCTAA
- a CDS encoding CPBP family intramembrane glutamic endopeptidase encodes MRSIRPFLLLPLFLIVDIAVVAVVSAVAGSAILSLAAGLLAAVATIWLYGWASRRIENRDPDDVPRAGRWRALTRGTLGGIGLFTTTVLAIAIFGGFGLDGWGSFGGMLSVFGLMMAVATVEEVLFRGLLFRMIEDRRGTWTALAVSAAIFGLLHLVNDPTAIFGGVAIIAAGLMVAASYVATRALWVPIGLHLGWNFAEGGLFGVEVSGSDNATLGLLRGVFDGPAILTGGSFGPEASVFAVLISLAAAWWFLRLARSRGHLRPRPARQPTA; translated from the coding sequence ATGAGATCGATCCGGCCCTTTCTGCTCCTGCCACTGTTCCTGATCGTCGACATCGCGGTGGTCGCGGTCGTCAGTGCGGTCGCGGGCAGCGCGATCCTGTCACTCGCGGCAGGCCTTCTGGCCGCGGTCGCCACCATTTGGTTGTACGGGTGGGCCTCCCGCCGTATCGAGAACCGGGACCCCGACGACGTTCCCCGCGCGGGCCGGTGGCGGGCCCTGACCCGGGGCACCCTCGGCGGTATCGGGCTGTTCACCACGACCGTACTGGCCATCGCGATCTTCGGCGGTTTCGGCCTCGACGGGTGGGGGTCGTTCGGCGGCATGCTCTCGGTCTTCGGCCTGATGATGGCGGTGGCGACGGTCGAGGAGGTGCTGTTCCGCGGACTACTGTTCCGGATGATCGAGGACCGCCGGGGCACCTGGACCGCACTCGCCGTCTCCGCCGCGATCTTCGGCCTGCTGCACCTGGTCAACGACCCGACCGCGATCTTCGGCGGGGTGGCGATCATCGCGGCCGGTCTGATGGTGGCCGCCTCCTACGTAGCCACTCGCGCCCTGTGGGTGCCGATCGGCCTGCACCTGGGCTGGAACTTCGCCGAAGGCGGCCTGTTCGGCGTCGAGGTGTCCGGCTCCGACAACGCCACGCTCGGCCTGCTGCGCGGCGTCTTCGACGGCCCGGCGATCCTGACCGGCGGCTCGTTCGGCCCCGAGGCCAGCGTCTTCGCCGTCCTGATCAGCCTGGCCGCGGCCTGGTGGTTCCTGCGCCTGGCCCGCAGCCGCGGCCACCTGCGCCCCCGCCCGGCCAGGCAGCCCACCGCCTGA
- a CDS encoding response regulator, translating to MIRVLVCDDQALIRAGFVTVFGMQDDLDVVGEASDGEAAVREALRLRPDVVVMDIRMPLLDGIEATRRLAGPGVDQPIRVLVVTTFNLDGYVYEALRAGASGFLLKDAQPAELIEGIRTIARGESLLAPAVTRGLVGRFGDRVRPSASGSDQRLAVLTAREIEVFRLIAEGLSNAEIAARLVISPETVKTYVSRILTKLALRDRVQAVILAYQTGLVS from the coding sequence GTGATCCGGGTGCTGGTCTGCGACGACCAGGCGCTGATCCGGGCCGGGTTCGTGACCGTGTTCGGCATGCAGGACGACCTGGACGTGGTCGGCGAGGCGTCCGACGGTGAGGCGGCCGTCCGGGAGGCGTTGCGCCTGCGGCCTGACGTGGTGGTGATGGACATCCGGATGCCGCTGCTCGACGGCATCGAGGCGACCCGCCGGCTGGCCGGGCCCGGCGTCGACCAGCCGATCCGGGTGCTGGTGGTGACCACGTTCAACCTGGACGGTTACGTCTACGAGGCGTTGCGGGCCGGGGCCAGCGGCTTCCTGCTCAAGGACGCGCAACCGGCCGAACTGATCGAGGGCATCCGCACGATCGCCCGAGGCGAGTCGCTGCTCGCGCCGGCCGTCACCCGCGGGCTGGTCGGGCGGTTCGGTGACCGGGTGCGGCCGTCGGCGTCCGGTTCCGATCAGCGGCTGGCTGTGCTGACCGCGCGGGAGATCGAGGTGTTCCGGCTGATCGCCGAGGGCCTGTCCAACGCGGAGATCGCGGCGAGACTGGTGATCAGCCCGGAGACGGTCAAGACCTACGTCTCGAGGATCCTCACCAAACTCGCGCTGCGCGACCGGGTGCAGGCGGTGATCCTCGCCTATCAGACGGGACTGGTCTCTTGA
- a CDS encoding sensor histidine kinase: MRWWRSLDPLIRDAAGAVLLIVAAFVPGVAELGLEIGELHQRADDPLSLTLLLLQAGGLALRRRWPAVCLAIVGSAYVVHQLLGYPANVATMALVVALYSAGAYQQRWTVVAAVTAAYTGLAVGLHLRGSGEQPVDFVTFFAFLAACWGAGAWIRARQAEEQRKRQASVGAAITEERSRIARELHDVVTHHVTAMVVQADTAGFLIGPQPERAGEAVAAVSGAGREALSELRLLLGVLESGEMSSEPAGGRLADLVDRMRRAGQPVEFSEQGGPGPDGGLGLAVHRVVQESLTNAVKHARGRPTRVRVRHSGTGTEIEVVTAGSLRGDVRPGRGLTGLRERVKVFGGTFDAGGERDGDFTVRAFLPRGSVA; encoded by the coding sequence GTGCGTTGGTGGAGAAGCCTGGACCCGCTGATCAGGGACGCCGCCGGAGCGGTCCTGCTGATCGTGGCGGCGTTCGTGCCCGGGGTCGCGGAACTCGGGCTGGAGATCGGCGAACTGCATCAGCGCGCCGACGACCCGCTCAGCCTGACGCTGCTGTTGCTCCAAGCCGGTGGGCTGGCGCTGCGCCGCCGCTGGCCGGCCGTCTGCCTGGCCATCGTCGGCAGCGCGTACGTGGTTCACCAACTGCTCGGCTACCCGGCGAACGTGGCCACCATGGCGCTTGTCGTCGCCCTCTACAGCGCGGGCGCCTACCAGCAGCGATGGACGGTGGTGGCCGCCGTGACGGCCGCCTACACCGGACTGGCCGTGGGGCTGCACCTGCGCGGCTCCGGTGAGCAGCCGGTCGACTTCGTGACCTTCTTCGCGTTCCTCGCCGCCTGCTGGGGCGCCGGTGCCTGGATCCGCGCACGACAGGCCGAGGAGCAGCGCAAACGACAGGCGAGTGTGGGCGCGGCGATCACTGAGGAACGGTCCCGGATCGCGCGGGAGCTGCATGACGTCGTCACTCACCACGTGACCGCGATGGTGGTGCAGGCCGACACCGCCGGGTTCCTGATCGGGCCGCAGCCGGAGCGAGCCGGCGAGGCGGTCGCCGCGGTCAGTGGGGCCGGGCGGGAGGCGCTCAGCGAGTTGCGGCTCTTGTTGGGCGTACTGGAAAGCGGTGAAATGTCCTCGGAACCGGCCGGAGGCCGCCTCGCCGACCTGGTGGACCGCATGCGCCGCGCGGGTCAGCCGGTCGAGTTCAGTGAACAGGGCGGTCCCGGCCCGGACGGTGGCCTCGGCCTCGCCGTGCACCGGGTGGTGCAGGAGAGCCTGACCAACGCGGTCAAACACGCCCGTGGGCGGCCGACTCGGGTGCGGGTGCGGCACAGCGGCACCGGCACCGAGATCGAGGTGGTGACGGCGGGGTCGTTGCGCGGCGACGTGCGGCCCGGTCGCGGCCTGACCGGTCTCCGGGAGAGGGTCAAGGTCTTCGGCGGTACGTTCGACGCCGGCGGTGAACGGGACGGCGATTTCACGGTACGAGCGTTCCTGCCCCGTGGGAGCGTGGCGTGA
- a CDS encoding carbonic anhydrase has translation MIDVSLRRRALFTAGGAVAGSIAIGAAPAAASLPPEPSPATPRAALKALLDGNRRFVTGRSRHPHQTVARLHEVAAGQHPFAVLLGCADSRVSPELLFDQGIGDLFDDRVAGNIVDDLLLGSMEYAVEEFEPPLLIVLGHERCGAIAATLSTIANGTTAPGHIQTIVNALTPIVEPFVNDPDAVEKAVRANVLAQVAALKAGSDIIRERVEHGKLAVVGARYDLDTGVVTPLS, from the coding sequence ATGATCGACGTTTCGCTCCGCCGTCGAGCGCTGTTCACCGCCGGAGGAGCCGTCGCCGGTTCGATCGCGATCGGAGCGGCACCCGCCGCCGCTTCCCTCCCGCCCGAACCGTCCCCCGCCACCCCGCGCGCCGCACTGAAGGCGCTGCTCGACGGCAACCGCCGGTTCGTCACCGGCCGGTCCCGGCACCCGCATCAGACGGTGGCCCGGCTGCACGAGGTGGCGGCCGGGCAGCATCCGTTCGCGGTCCTGCTCGGCTGCGCGGATTCCCGGGTGTCCCCGGAACTGTTGTTCGACCAGGGCATCGGCGACCTGTTCGACGACCGGGTGGCCGGCAACATCGTCGACGACCTGCTACTGGGCAGCATGGAGTACGCGGTCGAGGAGTTCGAACCGCCGCTACTGATAGTGCTGGGCCACGAGCGCTGCGGCGCGATAGCGGCGACGTTGAGCACGATCGCGAACGGAACCACCGCCCCCGGCCACATCCAGACGATCGTGAACGCGCTGACCCCGATCGTCGAGCCGTTCGTGAACGACCCGGACGCCGTGGAGAAGGCCGTACGAGCCAACGTGCTGGCCCAGGTGGCAGCCCTGAAAGCCGGCAGCGACATCATCCGGGAGCGTGTCGAACACGGGAAACTGGCAGTCGTCGGAGCCCGCTACGACCTGGACACCGGAGTGGTGACGCCGCTGTCATAA
- a CDS encoding serine hydrolase — protein sequence MSTSMSRRAALGIGAAAAVAGAGVSSPAQAALSGPAAIRKVYNKEKVKAGGVWHTHIAAIDATGTIAPIIEDDADHVTYGYSVQKLFVATAVMDKIDRGELTLGTKLDLTAGIILGGSGIYHLHRVWGDDITVANFLTAMLLVSDNTAVRMCGRVVPALELNEILAAKGFVHTRVEPVANPNRFFLGTTTPRETHDMLWRLANKTLLSPESCDFLLSITRWLNGYHDGVRRVMSSKERERVATKYGADFNTLGESRHEAGIMFSADGLPLLTYAMFAEGLGEPLNYGATHPAVEAHAKIGRTLFDNLPAVPATLSTARTSSVPRTLPKPFSPVNGG from the coding sequence TTGTCTACCAGCATGTCCCGCCGCGCCGCCCTCGGGATCGGTGCCGCAGCAGCTGTCGCCGGAGCCGGAGTGAGTAGTCCCGCCCAGGCCGCGCTTTCCGGTCCGGCCGCTATCCGCAAGGTCTACAACAAGGAGAAGGTGAAGGCCGGCGGCGTGTGGCACACGCACATCGCGGCCATCGACGCCACCGGAACGATCGCGCCGATCATCGAGGACGACGCCGACCACGTCACCTACGGCTACAGCGTGCAGAAACTGTTCGTCGCCACCGCGGTGATGGACAAGATCGACCGGGGTGAGCTGACCCTCGGCACCAAGCTCGACCTCACCGCCGGCATCATCCTCGGCGGCTCCGGCATCTACCACCTGCACCGGGTGTGGGGCGACGACATCACCGTCGCGAACTTCCTCACCGCGATGCTGCTGGTCTCCGACAACACCGCGGTCCGGATGTGCGGCCGGGTCGTGCCCGCCCTGGAACTCAACGAGATCCTGGCCGCCAAGGGCTTCGTGCACACCCGGGTCGAGCCGGTCGCCAACCCGAACCGCTTCTTCCTCGGCACCACCACCCCGCGCGAGACGCACGACATGCTCTGGCGTCTCGCCAACAAGACCCTGCTCAGCCCGGAGTCCTGTGACTTCCTGCTGAGCATCACCCGCTGGCTCAACGGCTACCACGACGGGGTCCGCCGCGTCATGTCGTCGAAGGAGCGCGAGCGGGTCGCCACCAAGTACGGCGCCGACTTCAACACCCTCGGCGAGTCCCGGCACGAGGCCGGCATCATGTTCAGCGCAGACGGGCTGCCGCTGCTGACCTACGCGATGTTCGCCGAGGGCCTGGGCGAGCCGCTGAACTACGGCGCCACCCACCCGGCGGTCGAGGCCCACGCCAAGATCGGCCGGACCCTCTTCGACAACCTTCCGGCCGTCCCGGCCACCCTGTCGACGGCCCGCACGTCGTCGGTGCCCCGCACCCTGCCGAAGCCGTTCAGCCCGGTCAACGGCGGCTGA
- a CDS encoding TIM-barrel domain-containing protein yields MRHRLLRGLAVTAALILVAPVAPAQAAARDVVSGNARFQVLSPTLIRTEFSPTGRFTDADTFNVIGRDDFKRTPFTSRVSRGWLTIETSGATLRYRVGSGPFNQDNLLVRVKNVTASPWTGGPVCTPGALCEAESLTLDGPSVATNHRDYTGRGFAAGFESTGASLKFAVTAAAAGARQLSVRYANSTGGDGQNVTRTLTVTVDGVAAGTLSLPPTADWDTWGLAAVPLTLSAGRHDVTLVRTATDSGNVNVDSLALVAPGAGYPAPTPPAAVPCVFAELCEAEKGQFSGRAKLADDHNGYAGEGFLAGLEGIGDGTAFTVTRVPADGVYQVQLRYANGPAGSQPLQTRTVTVGTATAELPPTSGWDFWRTQSVKLTLKAGTNTVALGCPTEQSCHVNVDTIAVTAARSKLLAPHAPLGGYRRGLDGVDGGARTYAGLLYQDGWSLLDDSGDHQDGYVFAYGTDYRRALRELSVLTGPTKLLPKWAYGVWYSQYFDRTAAEFDSIVARFKSEGVPLDVLVVDTDFKAPDKWNGWSVDESRFPDWNAFAANLHKKGIRTGLNIHPSISESDPHYARAQEIAKGKLKPSSRGRVFDFDDPDQLKAYFWLHEQMGADVDFWWLDWCCDDSRGSDARINQEYADRTGFAFSRAYGALQTGGYGNPGPVAGGPWADKRTTLHFTGDTISNWETLRYTIGYTPAESAATGLAAISHDIGGHTRGLQEPGAEPGSTKLPDDLYARWVQMGTFQPIDRLHSDHSDRLPWQYGPAANASAKKFLNLRKKLQPYTYAAAAEATRTGTPIVRAMYLAYPNEQEAYATAGSQYLFGPDFLVAPVTTPGTTASTTVWFPRGNTWVDYFTGKRYKGGTTATVTTTLDTMPVFVRSPGR; encoded by the coding sequence GTGCGCCATCGCTTACTCCGGGGGCTCGCCGTCACGGCCGCCCTCATCCTGGTCGCGCCGGTCGCTCCGGCACAGGCCGCGGCCCGGGACGTCGTCTCGGGCAACGCCCGCTTCCAGGTCCTCTCCCCCACCCTGATCCGCACCGAGTTCTCCCCCACCGGGCGGTTCACCGACGCGGACACGTTCAACGTGATCGGCCGCGACGACTTCAAGCGGACCCCCTTCACCTCCCGGGTCTCGCGCGGCTGGCTGACCATCGAGACCAGCGGGGCGACGCTGCGTTACCGGGTCGGTTCCGGTCCCTTCAACCAGGACAACTTGCTGGTACGGGTGAAGAACGTGACCGCCTCCCCCTGGACCGGTGGTCCCGTCTGCACGCCCGGCGCCCTGTGTGAGGCCGAGTCGCTCACCCTCGACGGCCCGAGCGTCGCCACCAACCACCGGGACTACACCGGGCGTGGTTTCGCGGCCGGGTTCGAGAGCACCGGTGCCTCGCTGAAGTTCGCCGTCACCGCGGCGGCCGCGGGCGCTCGGCAGCTCAGCGTCCGTTACGCGAACAGCACCGGCGGGGACGGCCAGAACGTCACCCGCACCCTGACCGTGACCGTCGACGGTGTCGCGGCCGGCACCCTGAGCCTGCCGCCGACCGCCGACTGGGACACCTGGGGCCTCGCCGCGGTGCCGCTGACCTTGAGCGCCGGCCGGCACGACGTCACCCTGGTCCGGACGGCCACCGACTCGGGCAATGTGAACGTCGACAGCCTGGCGCTTGTCGCACCGGGCGCCGGTTACCCCGCGCCGACTCCGCCGGCTGCCGTGCCCTGCGTGTTCGCAGAGCTGTGCGAGGCGGAGAAGGGGCAGTTCAGCGGTCGCGCGAAGCTCGCCGACGACCACAACGGGTATGCCGGTGAGGGCTTCCTGGCCGGGCTGGAGGGCATCGGCGACGGGACTGCGTTCACCGTGACCAGGGTGCCCGCCGACGGCGTCTACCAGGTGCAGTTGCGGTACGCGAACGGGCCGGCCGGAAGTCAGCCCCTGCAGACCCGCACCGTGACCGTGGGGACGGCCACCGCCGAGTTGCCGCCGACCAGTGGGTGGGACTTCTGGCGTACCCAATCGGTGAAGTTGACCTTGAAGGCCGGAACGAACACCGTCGCGCTGGGCTGTCCCACCGAACAGAGCTGCCACGTCAACGTGGACACGATCGCCGTGACCGCCGCCCGCTCGAAGCTTCTCGCCCCGCACGCGCCGCTCGGTGGCTACCGGCGTGGCCTGGACGGCGTCGACGGCGGTGCGCGCACCTACGCGGGGCTGCTCTACCAGGACGGATGGTCGCTGCTGGACGATTCCGGGGATCATCAGGACGGTTACGTCTTCGCCTACGGGACGGACTACCGTCGGGCGCTGCGGGAACTCTCGGTGCTGACCGGGCCGACGAAACTGCTGCCGAAGTGGGCGTACGGCGTCTGGTACTCGCAGTATTTCGACCGCACGGCCGCCGAGTTCGACAGCATCGTGGCGCGGTTCAAGAGTGAGGGTGTGCCGCTGGACGTGCTGGTGGTGGACACCGACTTCAAGGCGCCGGACAAGTGGAACGGCTGGTCGGTCGACGAGTCCCGGTTCCCGGACTGGAACGCGTTCGCCGCCAATCTGCACAAGAAGGGCATCCGCACCGGGCTGAACATCCACCCGAGCATCTCCGAGTCCGACCCGCACTACGCGAGGGCGCAGGAGATCGCCAAGGGCAAACTGAAGCCGTCCAGCCGCGGTCGCGTCTTCGACTTCGACGACCCGGACCAGCTGAAGGCCTACTTCTGGTTGCACGAGCAGATGGGTGCCGACGTCGACTTCTGGTGGCTGGACTGGTGCTGCGACGACTCCCGCGGTTCCGACGCCCGGATCAACCAGGAGTACGCCGACCGCACCGGCTTCGCCTTCTCTCGCGCCTACGGAGCGTTGCAGACCGGCGGTTACGGCAACCCCGGCCCGGTCGCCGGTGGCCCGTGGGCCGACAAGCGCACCACGCTGCACTTCACCGGTGACACCATCTCCAACTGGGAGACGCTGCGGTACACCATCGGTTACACGCCCGCCGAGTCGGCGGCGACCGGTCTGGCCGCGATCAGCCACGACATCGGCGGGCACACTCGCGGCCTGCAGGAGCCGGGCGCCGAGCCGGGTTCCACAAAACTGCCCGACGATCTGTACGCCCGGTGGGTGCAGATGGGCACGTTCCAGCCGATCGACCGGCTGCACTCCGACCACAGTGACCGTCTGCCGTGGCAGTACGGCCCGGCGGCGAACGCGTCGGCGAAGAAGTTCCTGAACCTGCGCAAGAAGCTGCAGCCCTACACGTACGCGGCGGCCGCCGAGGCCACCCGCACCGGAACACCGATCGTCCGCGCCATGTACCTGGCGTACCCGAACGAACAGGAGGCGTACGCGACGGCCGGCAGCCAGTACCTGTTCGGCCCGGACTTCCTGGTCGCCCCGGTGACCACCCCGGGCACCACCGCGTCCACCACGGTGTGGTTCCCGCGCGGCAACACCTGGGTCGACTACTTCACCGGCAAGCGCTACAAGGGCGGCACCACCGCCACGGTCACCACGACCCTGGACACCATGCCGGTCTTCGTCCGGTCACCCGGACGCTGA
- a CDS encoding FadR/GntR family transcriptional regulator, with amino-acid sequence MVTPPAFDAELSAALGGTIKSPTAMAEVARRLLDYIHSGAVAEGDRLPAERQLSTLMGVGRSAVREALAALEILGIVEVRPGSGTYLRGSTSELLPQTLSWGILLHADKTRELIEVRHGLETQAARLAAGNVTDGSLRRLADHLDTMEHSLGDFHHFVTADMLFHQELAVIAGNELLRDILQSVRSLIRVWVERALNDADHAKITIAEHRAILEGVRARDPEAAAQAMSRHMDSAGARLRPTLPGGE; translated from the coding sequence ATGGTGACGCCCCCGGCTTTCGACGCCGAGCTGAGTGCCGCGCTCGGCGGCACGATCAAGAGCCCGACCGCGATGGCCGAGGTGGCCCGCCGCCTGCTGGATTACATTCACAGCGGGGCCGTGGCCGAAGGTGATCGGTTGCCTGCCGAGCGTCAGCTGTCCACCCTGATGGGCGTCGGCCGGTCCGCGGTGCGGGAGGCGCTGGCCGCTCTGGAGATCCTCGGCATCGTCGAGGTCCGCCCCGGCTCCGGCACCTACCTGCGCGGCAGCACGTCAGAGCTGCTGCCGCAGACCCTGTCCTGGGGCATCCTGCTGCACGCGGACAAGACCCGCGAACTGATCGAGGTCCGGCACGGTCTGGAGACCCAGGCCGCCCGTCTAGCCGCCGGGAACGTCACCGACGGCTCGCTGCGCCGGCTGGCCGACCATCTGGACACGATGGAGCACAGCCTCGGCGACTTCCACCATTTCGTCACCGCGGACATGCTGTTCCATCAGGAACTCGCCGTCATCGCGGGTAACGAGCTGCTACGGGACATCCTCCAGAGTGTCCGCTCGCTGATTCGGGTCTGGGTCGAGCGCGCCCTGAACGACGCCGACCACGCCAAGATCACGATCGCCGAGCACCGGGCCATCCTGGAGGGTGTGCGAGCCCGCGATCCCGAGGCGGCCGCCCAGGCGATGAGCCGCCACATGGACAGCGCCGGAGCCCGGCTGCGGCCCACTCTCCCCGGTGGTGAATGA
- a CDS encoding MFS transporter, whose amino-acid sequence MTSTSTASSAPSAVEKSAIRKVAVRLVPFVALMFFINYLDRTAIGFAAPNGMNDDLALTAAQYGFASGVFFIGYILLEVPSNLALHKFGARRWLARIMVTWGIVAVLFTWVGSFTQLSWLRFLLGVAEAGFFPGAILFLSLWVPARYRSRILGLFYLAQPLTSVIGAPLAGWLMSHDGAFFGLEGWRFMFLGVGLPAIVIGVVAWFYLADSPKQAKWLTPAEQEWLTTELAVEARSKGADDTGGHGLAGLKAAFSSGRVWTLSFIYFGFIYGLYTLAFFLPTIIADFQEQFGVKFDLIDKGLITAIPYVPAAIALYLATRHATKHGVKPGHIAIPAAVGAVSIPLALFAGSPTLTIAVLAITACSIFAALPNFWTVPTQFLAGAAAAAGIALINTMGNLAGFAAPYITGELADLNGGDYKVAFFVVGAFMLLSSVLMVALSRRGRIAADDQAPVPAGH is encoded by the coding sequence TTGACCAGCACGTCGACCGCCTCATCGGCGCCGTCCGCAGTCGAGAAATCAGCGATCCGCAAGGTCGCTGTTCGCCTGGTCCCCTTCGTTGCACTCATGTTCTTCATCAATTACCTCGACCGCACCGCGATCGGGTTCGCAGCACCCAACGGGATGAACGACGACCTGGCCCTCACGGCAGCTCAGTACGGTTTCGCCTCGGGTGTCTTCTTCATCGGCTACATCCTGCTGGAGGTCCCCAGCAACCTCGCGCTGCACAAGTTCGGGGCCCGGCGCTGGCTCGCCCGGATCATGGTCACCTGGGGCATCGTCGCGGTGCTGTTCACCTGGGTCGGGTCGTTCACCCAGCTGAGCTGGCTACGCTTCCTGCTCGGTGTGGCCGAGGCCGGCTTCTTCCCCGGCGCGATCCTGTTCCTCAGCCTCTGGGTCCCGGCCCGCTACCGCAGCCGGATCCTCGGCCTGTTCTACCTGGCACAGCCGCTCACCAGCGTGATCGGCGCACCGCTGGCCGGCTGGCTGATGAGCCACGACGGCGCCTTCTTCGGCCTCGAGGGCTGGCGCTTCATGTTCCTCGGCGTCGGCCTGCCGGCCATCGTCATCGGCGTGGTCGCCTGGTTCTACCTGGCCGACTCCCCCAAGCAGGCCAAGTGGCTCACCCCCGCCGAGCAGGAGTGGCTGACCACCGAACTGGCCGTCGAAGCCAGGAGCAAGGGCGCCGACGACACCGGCGGACACGGCCTCGCCGGGCTGAAGGCCGCGTTCAGCAGCGGCCGGGTCTGGACTCTCAGCTTCATCTACTTCGGCTTCATCTACGGCCTCTACACCCTCGCGTTCTTCCTGCCGACGATCATCGCGGACTTCCAGGAACAGTTCGGCGTGAAGTTCGACCTGATCGACAAGGGCCTGATCACCGCCATCCCGTACGTCCCGGCGGCGATCGCGCTCTACCTGGCCACCCGGCACGCCACCAAACACGGGGTCAAGCCCGGCCACATCGCCATCCCGGCAGCCGTCGGCGCGGTCAGCATCCCGCTCGCGCTGTTCGCCGGCTCGCCGACCCTGACCATCGCGGTCCTCGCGATCACCGCCTGCTCGATCTTCGCCGCTCTGCCCAACTTCTGGACCGTGCCCACGCAGTTCCTCGCGGGTGCCGCCGCGGCGGCCGGTATCGCCCTGATCAACACGATGGGCAACCTGGCCGGTTTCGCCGCCCCGTACATCACCGGCGAACTGGCCGACCTCAACGGCGGCGACTACAAGGTGGCGTTCTTCGTCGTCGGCGCGTTCATGCTGCTCAGTTCGGTGCTGATGGTGGCGCTGAGCCGCCGGGGCCGGATCGCCGCCGACGACCAGGCCCCGGTTCCGGCCGGGCACTGA